The proteins below come from a single Parageobacillus thermoglucosidasius genomic window:
- a CDS encoding DUF896 domain-containing protein yields MLSKQKMARINELARKAKSSGLTEEETLEQQQLRREYIQAFREAMVETLHSVTVIDPNGNDVTPQKLKESKKRRQH; encoded by the coding sequence ATGTTATCAAAACAAAAAATGGCGCGAATTAACGAACTGGCCAGAAAGGCAAAATCATCTGGTTTAACGGAGGAAGAAACGCTTGAGCAGCAGCAGCTTCGCCGCGAATATATTCAAGCGTTTCGCGAAGCGATGGTGGAGACGTTGCATTCTGTCACAGTCATTGATCCGAACGGCAATGATGTGACACCGCAAAAATTGAAAGAAAGCAAAAAGCGGCGTCAGCATTAA